Below is a window of Desmonostoc muscorum LEGE 12446 DNA.
TACCTCTGCACCTCTACCAAATTCAAACCAAATTCCGTGATGAAATTCGTCCCCGCTTTGGTTTGATGCGCGGACGGGAATTTATCATGAAAGACGGCTACTCTTTCCACGTCGATGAAGCTAGCCTCAAAAAAACTTACGACGATATGTATCAAGCCTACAGCAATATGCTGCGGCGTTCTGGTTTAGCTTTTCGGGCAGTGGAAGCTGATTCTGGTGCGATTGGTGGTTCTGGTTCCACAGAATTTATGGTGTTGGCGGAAGCTGGCGAAGACGAAGTTCTCTACACTGAGGATGGTAAATACGCCGCTAACGTAGAAAAGGCTGTTTCTTTACCAATTGACGCGGAACCGTCACGGTTTACAACCTACGAGAAACGCGATACACCTGGAACAGAGACCATTGAAACAGTCTCGAAATTCCTCAAATGTTCTCCCACCCAAGTGGTGAAAAACGTCCTTTACCAAACAGTTTATAACAATGGTGTGACGGTGTTGGTTTTGGTGAGCATCCGAGGCGACCAAGAAGTTAATGAGGTCAAGTTGCAAAATGAATTGACCAAATTAGCTTCTGACTATGGTGCTACAACTATTATTAGTTTGAGCGTACCAAATTCTGAAGCGCAGCAAACATGGACAGCGAAATCTCTGCCTTTAGGCTACATTAGCCCAGATATTAGCGATGACTATCTTCTTTCTTGTCCGCGCCTAAGTAGAGAAAAAATTCAACAGCTTACAGGCTTAGAATCTCAATTACTTGATGAGGTTTTGAATACCGATTTAGTGGGTGTTCAAAGACCAGACTATGATGTATTGAGTGTCGGCTTATCTATCCAGACAAAGCTTGAATCTTTTGGTAATATCAATCCAAAATCTACGTCTGCCAATGCCAAAATACTTCAGGCTAATAGCCTAATGAAGGCAAATCAGCAACTTCAGACATTTCAAAGACAGTATCCTTATCCTGAGTTCCTACGCTTGGTCGATGAAACAGCCGTTAATTTAGAAAACTTTGTCACAGGTGCTAATGAAACTGGCTTTCACGTAGTCGGTGCTAACTGGGGTAAGCAATTTCAACTACCACAAGAAAAAAATAGAGTAGATGTGCGGAAAGCTAGACCAGGCGATCGCGCCAAGGACTACCCAGAACAATTACTACAAAGCGCCAGGGGAATTGAAGCAGGTCACATCTTCCAATTAGGCACTAAATATTCCCAAGCGATGGGAGCAACTTATACCAATGAACAGGGTGAAGAAAAGCCGCTATTTATGGGTTGTTTTGGTGTAGGCGTATCGCGTTTAGCACAGGCTGCCGTAGAGCAATCTTACGATAAAGATGGGATTATTTGGCCAGTAGCGATCGCACCTTATCACGCGATCGTCACAATCCCCAACATTAATGATGCTCAACAAGTCGAAATCGCCGAAAAACTTTACACACAACTCAATCAAGCCGGAATTGAAACCTTACTCGATGACCGCGATGAACGAGCTGGAGTGAAATTCAAAGATGCAGACTTGATAGGCATCCCATACAGAATTGTAACCGGGCGAGCCATCGCTAATGGCAAAGTCGAAGTTGTAGAAAGAGCGACTCGTAAATCTCAAGAAATCGCCATTGATGAAGTGACAACAACACTTAAACAGTGGGTTAATGAGGGAATAGGGAATAGGGAGTAGGGAATAGGGCATTGGCCAAAAAGGGTATTGTGAGTGTGCGAGGAGTAGGAAGCTTTTTCATAATCTCTCCACACTTCCCCCTCTCCCTCATCCCCCTCATCTTCATCATCTCCCCACTCCCCACTCCCCATTCCCCAAAATTTACATAATTGGACAGTGACGGACTAGAAGCGCAAACTCTAAAATTGAATTAGGGACTTGCAGGATTAAAAATAATCGGATTTTGAAGCATCGAACCTCCTCTAAGTTGTAGGAAACTCTCCACTTATAAGTATCGTCTTTAACCAGGCTGCTCCTCACATAACTACCATCTCAGCCCTCAGTCAGGAAGGTTTTGAACATGAAAGACCAACAAGGATCTAATCGTATTTCTTCAGGCATAATTGCAGCCGTCGCAGCAGCGGTTGTAGCGGTGGGTGGCGGCGTGGCTTGGTTAACTGCACAATCTAATAATGCTCCCACACCAACGAAACCCTCTCAAGGTATCGACCAGCCAGTGCAGCCATCAACTAGGCAGCCAGCTAATGAGCAAACTGCTAACGTTTATTGGCTTAGACCAAACGATAAAAATATTGCTTTGGTTCCCCAGCCTGTAAGAGTCGCTAGAGCAACTGCTGTACGACCCAACCAAGTTTTAGAAACAGCTTTACAAAGCTTGTTAGCAGGACCAACAGAAGGAACAGATTCTACAACTATCCCCAAGGGAACCAAATTATTGGGGCTAAAAGCCGATAACGATGAAGTTCGCGTTAATTTATCTGAAGAGTTTACCAGCGGTGGCGGTAGCGCCTCAATGATCGGTCGTGTGGGACAAGTTGTTTATACTGCGACCACTTTAAATCCAAAAGCCAAAGTGTACATTGACGTGAACGGTAAACCTTTGGATGTTTTGGGCGGTGAGGGTGTAGAGTTACAACAACCGCTAACTCGTGAAAGCTTTGATAAAAACTATCCGCTTTAAAAAAGTGAGGAGTGAGGAGTGAGGAGTTAGGAGTGAGGAGTTTTAACTCATAACTCATAACTCATAACTCATAACTTTCTTAGACTTACCGTTTGGTGTTCAAGACACGAAAATTACGGGCTTGCTGTTCTAACCTTGTGGCGAGGCGATCGCAAACCCGATTACACAACTCAAAAATCATTTGATCTTCTACTCTATAATAGGCGCAAGTTCCTTCACTGCGGCGGCTAAGGATTCCTGCTTGCCACATTACCTTCAGGTGTTTGGACACATTTGCCTGAGAAGTCTGTGTTGCCTCTACCAACTCTTGCACGCATTTTTCTTCATCCCGCAGTAAGTGTAGCAGCCGCAGGCGCATTGGCTCACTTAACAGGCCGAAGTATTCAGCTACTTGTTGCACCACTTCTGGTGGTAAAGGCAACGTTTGTTTCATCAGGATTAACCCGTAAGGATTGAAAGTTTTAACGACAACTCACTTCATATATAGATTAATACTTAATCAGGGTTAATTCGCATCAAAGGTTGACCATATTCTACTGGATCGCCATTTTGCAGGAGAATTTCCATCACTTGCCCGGAGACTTCGGCTTCGATTTCATTCATCAGCTTCATGGCCTCAATGATACAGACTGTTTGACCCTTGCGGACGCGATCGCCCACTTCTACAAATGGTGCTTCACCCGGTGCAGGAGCGCGATAAAATGTTCCCACCATCGGAGAAGGCACTTCTACTAATCTCTGGTCAATGGTTGAGGGGGTATTTACTGACAACTGCAATTGTGTTCCAGTTGCAGCATTCTCAAACAGACGACCTGTTCCTACTTCTGTTACCTGACTTGTAGTCACCTGGTTTGTAGTTAAACCAGATGATAAGCCCGAACCTACCACACCGCCTAAGGTCGCTTGACCTACCGACAACATATGATTGCTGATGCTCACAGCCTTACGTACTGTTAGTTCAAAGTCATCGCTTTTAAGCGTGACTTCTGCAATGTCAGTTTGTGCAATAGTGGCCAGTAGCTGGCGGATTTCATTAAAGTCCAATGGCACAGTTTTTATTACCTCGACCTATCCGTAAATTAGCATTTTTAAGTGTGGCAGGGATTTAATCCCTAAGTAGGGATTTAAATCGGGATTGTTTGAGATCGAAATCCAAACTTATTCCCTGCCTAAATATTTATCATCACGGGTATCAATTTTGATGCGTTCACCTTGGGAAATAAACAAGGGAACCATCACAGTTGCACCAGTTTCAAGAGTAGCTGGTTTAGTACCACCTGTTGCAGTGTCACCTTTTACACCGGGATCTGTTTGCACAACTTCTAGAACCACAGAGTTGGGCAGTTCCACTTCTAGAACTTGTTCACCCCAACGAATGACGTTAGCTTCCATACCTTCCTTGAGGTATTTTACGCGATCGCCAATTTGTGCTGCACTCAATCTGCCTTCTTCATAGGTTTCCATATCCATAAAGACAAACTCATCGCCTTCTTTATAGGTATGCTGCATCGTACTTTTTTCTAAAGTAGCTTGCGGTACTGTTTCCCCTGCCCGGAAGGTTTTTTCCACCACACTCCCATTCTGAACATTTTTCAGTTTGGTTCGTACAAAGGCAGAACCTTTCCCTGGCTTAACGTGGAGGAATTCCACCACTCGCCATACAGATCCATCTAATACAATTGAGACACCAGGTCGAAAGTCGTTGCTGGAGATCATGAAACTTTCAAATTTTGGAAGACAATCGGCATTTATTGTACCCTTCAAGCGGAGTAATTAGCTATTTAGTCATTGGGCATGGGGCATTGGGCATGGGGCATTGGAAGAGGCAGAGGGGCAGGGGGCGGGGGGCAGAGGGGAAGATTTTCTCCCCTGCTCCCTGCTCCCTGCCTCCCCTGCCTCCCCTGCTCCCCCTGCTCCCTCATCCCCACTCCCCACTCCCCCATTTTTTCACTCATAACTCAGCACTTAGCACTGGGCACTCCTACTGTGGGAAGATTATTGATGGGTTACGTCCAGTTAACAATATCAATGCTGCATTTGAGTTATTCCATGCTTAACTTATTAAAATCCTGGCTGAAGAACAGCCTAATGGCAATACTGCTGGTAACAATATTTTTAGGCATAACTACAGCTGGGTGGACTCCCTCTAGTAGCGCCGCGCTGCCAGCTGGCAACGCAATTACCGACGGTAATGCTTTGTTGCGGTATGCACTCCCGATAGATAACAAACCTGTGCGGCAACTACAAGCCAGTTTAGAGGACATTTCTGCCCAACTGCGGGCAAATCGACGCTGGGGTGCTGTTTCCAAAGACATCAGCCAAGCATCCCGCATTCTCGATAAACCCTCCCAAATCCTAGCAAGTGTTATCGAAGAACGCCAACCCCAAGCAGAAGCTTGGATTAACGAGTTGAAATCTGGCGTGGCTAACCTCCAAGAATTGGCAAACAGCAAAGATAAACAACAAATATTGCAACAGAGAACTAAACTGTTGAATCTCATCACTCAGCTAGAAGAGTCAATGGTGAAGGAATTTCCCTTTGAAGTTCCTGCTGAATATAGTAACCTGCCACAACTTAAAGGTCGTGCCACCGTGGAATTAAAAACCAACAAAGGCAACCTTACCCTTGTAGTGGATGGTTACAGCGCTCCTATTACCGCTGGTAATTTTGTAGATTTAGTGCAGAGAGGTTTTTATAATGGCTTAGAATTTAGCCGTTCTGAAGAATCTTACTTTCTGCAAACTGGAGATCCCGTTGGAAAAGAAGTGGGTTTCATTGACCCAAGCACAGGCAAATACCGCTCCATTCCTTTAGAAGTCTTGGTTCAAGGTGACAAGGAGCCTACCTATGGCATTACCCTAGAAGAAGCTGGTCGTTACATTGATATGCCAGTTCTGCCTTTTTCTGCTTTTGGCGCAGTAGTTATGGCTCGTCCCGAAAGTGAAGTGAATGGAGGTTCTTCGCAATTCTTCTTCTTTCTGTTTGAACCAGAACTTACTCCCGCCGGACGCAACTTATTGGATGGTCGTTATGCCGTTTTTGGCTATCTCACTGAAGGCAAAGAAGTTTTGGATAAACTCAAGGCAGGTGACAAAATTGAATCTGCAACAGTAGTTAAAGGCATAGAAAATCTGGTTGCAGCCCAAGCAGCGTAGGAGAGATGAGGGAGTGGGGAGATGAGAGAGATGAGGGAGTGTGGGGAGAGAGGGGGGAAAGATTTCTTCCCCATCCTCCCACACCTCCCACACTTCCAATGCCCAATGCCCCATGCCCACTCCCCTAACTGAGATTCCCAGCGGTAAATATCCGATTAACTGCGATCGCCATTTCTGGAAAAGTCCGCGATACAATTTGCTGGTCGCCACTAAACACCGTCTCTTCGTAAAATCCTTCTTCCAGCCACAGCACTGAAATCTTTTCTTTTAGTGGGTCTACAATCCAATATTCTGGCACTTCAACCGCCGCATATTCAGATCGCTTATAACGATAGTCCCGCTTAATAGAATCTGGACTGACTACCTCTACAATTAGTAATGGTGGTGACTCAAAGACTGCTGATGCATTGATCAATTCTCTTGCTTGCTCCTGCGTCACCACAGACAAGTCAGTTAACCTAGACTTATTTTTCCCAGTTCTCGTCCCAGTTTCCCGAAAAGTTAACCAAGGTAAACTCAAGCGCTGAATTTCTGCTATGAATGCGGTATCTAAAAAAGCGACAATCAAGAAATGTTGAATTGTAGGGGGATTAATTAATTCCAGCCTGCCATCTACTAGCTCGTAGTGAAAACCACTGCCATCATCATAAGTTAAGTACTCTTCAAATGTGAGCTTTGTTACCAGTGTAGAGACCATTCCAACATCCCCCTAGACGATAACTTTATCGTAACTTGGGGGAGTGGGGAGTAGGGAGTGGGGGAGATGAGGGAGTGAGGGAGTGAGGGAGCAGGGGAGAATTGGGGACAAGGTGACAAGAGTTAGAACTTGCAACAAGTCTTTCCCCTTGTTCCCAATTCTCCTTGTCCCCTTGTCCTCTTCCCCAGTCCCCAATCCCCAGTCCCCAGTCCCCTTGTCCTCTTCCCCAGTCCCCAATCCCCAGTCCCCAATCCCCAGTCCCCAATGACCAATGACTAATGACTAATGACTAATGTCAAAGATATTGGCGAACAAGGTCTTTTAGCAAAATTACAACGTTTCTGTCCCCCAGAAATTATTGGCGATGATGCGGCAGTATTGGTGACTGCACCAGAGCAATCTTTAGTCGTCACCACAGATGTGCTGGTTGATGGTGTGCATTTTAGTAACCTCACCACTTCCCCAGAAGATGCAGGTTGGCGTGCGGCGGCTGCTAACTTGTCAGATTTGGCAGCGATGGGTGCTTCCCCATTGGGTATCACTGTCGGACTCGGACTTCCTGGGGATTTGAGCGTGAATTGGGTCGAAAGGCTATA
It encodes the following:
- the accB gene encoding acetyl-CoA carboxylase biotin carboxyl carrier protein, which gives rise to MPLDFNEIRQLLATIAQTDIAEVTLKSDDFELTVRKAVSISNHMLSVGQATLGGVVGSGLSSGLTTNQVTTSQVTEVGTGRLFENAATGTQLQLSVNTPSTIDQRLVEVPSPMVGTFYRAPAPGEAPFVEVGDRVRKGQTVCIIEAMKLMNEIEAEVSGQVMEILLQNGDPVEYGQPLMRINPD
- the proS gene encoding proline--tRNA ligase, with product MRLSQMLFVTLRDDPADAEIPSHKLLLRAGYIRRIGSGVYAYLPLMWRVLQKVSQIVREEMNATGAQECLLPQLQPADLWKESGRWDTYTKAEGIMFSLIDRRDQQLGLGPTHEEVITAIARDMIRSYRQLPLHLYQIQTKFRDEIRPRFGLMRGREFIMKDGYSFHVDEASLKKTYDDMYQAYSNMLRRSGLAFRAVEADSGAIGGSGSTEFMVLAEAGEDEVLYTEDGKYAANVEKAVSLPIDAEPSRFTTYEKRDTPGTETIETVSKFLKCSPTQVVKNVLYQTVYNNGVTVLVLVSIRGDQEVNEVKLQNELTKLASDYGATTIISLSVPNSEAQQTWTAKSLPLGYISPDISDDYLLSCPRLSREKIQQLTGLESQLLDEVLNTDLVGVQRPDYDVLSVGLSIQTKLESFGNINPKSTSANAKILQANSLMKANQQLQTFQRQYPYPEFLRLVDETAVNLENFVTGANETGFHVVGANWGKQFQLPQEKNRVDVRKARPGDRAKDYPEQLLQSARGIEAGHIFQLGTKYSQAMGATYTNEQGEEKPLFMGCFGVGVSRLAQAAVEQSYDKDGIIWPVAIAPYHAIVTIPNINDAQQVEIAEKLYTQLNQAGIETLLDDRDERAGVKFKDADLIGIPYRIVTGRAIANGKVEVVERATRKSQEIAIDEVTTTLKQWVNEGIGNRE
- a CDS encoding ArsR/SmtB family transcription factor, translated to MKQTLPLPPEVVQQVAEYFGLLSEPMRLRLLHLLRDEEKCVQELVEATQTSQANVSKHLKVMWQAGILSRRSEGTCAYYRVEDQMIFELCNRVCDRLATRLEQQARNFRVLNTKR
- the efp gene encoding elongation factor P, yielding MISSNDFRPGVSIVLDGSVWRVVEFLHVKPGKGSAFVRTKLKNVQNGSVVEKTFRAGETVPQATLEKSTMQHTYKEGDEFVFMDMETYEEGRLSAAQIGDRVKYLKEGMEANVIRWGEQVLEVELPNSVVLEVVQTDPGVKGDTATGGTKPATLETGATVMVPLFISQGERIKIDTRDDKYLGRE
- a CDS encoding peptidylprolyl isomerase, translated to MLNLLKSWLKNSLMAILLVTIFLGITTAGWTPSSSAALPAGNAITDGNALLRYALPIDNKPVRQLQASLEDISAQLRANRRWGAVSKDISQASRILDKPSQILASVIEERQPQAEAWINELKSGVANLQELANSKDKQQILQQRTKLLNLITQLEESMVKEFPFEVPAEYSNLPQLKGRATVELKTNKGNLTLVVDGYSAPITAGNFVDLVQRGFYNGLEFSRSEESYFLQTGDPVGKEVGFIDPSTGKYRSIPLEVLVQGDKEPTYGITLEEAGRYIDMPVLPFSAFGAVVMARPESEVNGGSSQFFFFLFEPELTPAGRNLLDGRYAVFGYLTEGKEVLDKLKAGDKIESATVVKGIENLVAAQAA
- a CDS encoding GerMN domain-containing protein — its product is MKDQQGSNRISSGIIAAVAAAVVAVGGGVAWLTAQSNNAPTPTKPSQGIDQPVQPSTRQPANEQTANVYWLRPNDKNIALVPQPVRVARATAVRPNQVLETALQSLLAGPTEGTDSTTIPKGTKLLGLKADNDEVRVNLSEEFTSGGGSASMIGRVGQVVYTATTLNPKAKVYIDVNGKPLDVLGGEGVELQQPLTRESFDKNYPL
- a CDS encoding Uma2 family endonuclease yields the protein MVSTLVTKLTFEEYLTYDDGSGFHYELVDGRLELINPPTIQHFLIVAFLDTAFIAEIQRLSLPWLTFRETGTRTGKNKSRLTDLSVVTQEQARELINASAVFESPPLLIVEVVSPDSIKRDYRYKRSEYAAVEVPEYWIVDPLKEKISVLWLEEGFYEETVFSGDQQIVSRTFPEMAIAVNRIFTAGNLS